The Litchfieldia alkalitelluris genome has a window encoding:
- a CDS encoding diguanylate cyclase domain-containing protein, producing the protein MCSRGGISYYPDDQDSKTLMKHADLAMYKAKEKGKNTYHVF; encoded by the coding sequence TTGTGCTCGCGTGGTGGAATCTCGTATTATCCGGATGATCAAGATAGCAAAACCTTGATGAAGCATGCTGACCTGGCAATGTACAAGGCCAAAGAAAAAGGCAAAAACACCTATCATGTATTTTGA
- a CDS encoding DUF1659 domain-containing protein, producing the protein MAEQVLTGTSLRLILEAGVDQFGEMKYKSKNYNNIKTSATPDALFELRTLF; encoded by the coding sequence ATGGCAGAACAAGTACTTACAGGTACGTCATTACGTTTAATTCTTGAAGCGGGTGTGGATCAGTTTGGTGAAATGAAGTACAAATCAAAGAACTACAACAACATCAAAACGAGTGCAACACCTGACGCGCTTTTTGAACTGCGAACGCTCTTTTAG
- a CDS encoding DUF2922 domain-containing protein → MAKTLEMSFSTVDGKTAKVSIDNPIEPVDPVAVAAAMDAIVAANVFYTAGGDFAGRVGARVIERNVADVVLG, encoded by the coding sequence ATGGCTAAAACGTTAGAAATGAGCTTTAGTACTGTGGATGGGAAGACAGCGAAGGTTTCGATTGATAACCCGATTGAACCCGTTGATCCAGTAGCTGTTGCTGCTGCGATGGATGCGATTGTTGCGGCAAATGTGTTTTACACAGCTGGTGGTGATTTTGCTGGGAGAGTTGGCGCTCGAGTGATTGAGCGGAATGTGGCAGATGTGGTTTTAGGTTAA
- a CDS encoding zinc ribbon domain-containing protein, with product MSNNLQSKLGEGLSKFQGGIEQGKQKLQLVQEINRLKKEINEVSGKKAKVLLEVGQATYNKIRQGEITDPELVELTEKLVGFDHNIYQSRKKVAELNSTSDNQGGITCPSCQTVNSNDAKFCGGCGAKVEAAATVLSVEGEPCVKCEESIPHDANFCPCCGTKVVG from the coding sequence TTGTCTAATAATCTACAATCAAAATTAGGAGAAGGTCTTTCAAAGTTTCAAGGTGGAATTGAGCAAGGAAAGCAGAAGTTACAGCTTGTTCAGGAGATTAATCGTCTGAAGAAGGAAATCAACGAAGTTTCTGGGAAGAAGGCTAAGGTCTTACTTGAAGTAGGTCAAGCTACCTACAATAAAATTCGTCAAGGTGAAATCACTGATCCTGAGCTTGTTGAATTAACAGAGAAGTTGGTAGGCTTTGATCATAATATCTATCAATCTAGAAAAAAGGTAGCAGAATTAAATTCTACTAGTGACAACCAAGGTGGAATTACATGTCCTTCTTGTCAAACAGTTAATAGTAATGATGCAAAGTTTTGTGGTGGTTGTGGAGCGAAGGTTGAAGCAGCAGCAACGGTTTTATCGGTTGAAGGTGAGCCTTGTGTGAAATGTGAAGAGTCGATTCCGCATGATGCTAATTTCTGTCCTTGTTGCGGAACGAAGGTAGTAGGTTAA
- a CDS encoding zinc ribbon domain-containing protein, which produces MFCNHCGTKNPEGALYCSNDGVALTQVSERVQLVREEMRFCKNCSHESGLVGNYCSSCGTAFEKVTEKVETEKVSLTATSTRLFTPSAQSSEGFLATLTDRNHLIHSLKYIGIAIVTLFIISWITSSSANSVLQETFSGDLGPLAEGLKLISMTDVFMLNHMASLDYTVETGFFEAQLKTSSGLFLLLLIPAIIFILIGYFMQRKCIDSTMVERLTRSLSFAIVYGVIVGVISLFAGVSTKFEDPTGFVGEITASADYSFFESIFNAVIISFIFTTVGSLIGLAKEQRLINYQYGLSITRAIVTSVIGLAISIVAGIVLLQSNEEITIDNGTADTILASQVGGYLWSISQFNGLTLNAVSYDEEITASYSLLGGAKASEDEAEFKEMFGEISGILWLLVLIPIGLHFWAGTQLRKATQGNLLYELVAYAVAFGIVNVLLVWISKLTVTTNFDDAFTVSFGFSTISTFIISTIFAFVVSYGAVMVTNRQAPQTYGQSHSA; this is translated from the coding sequence TTGTTTTGTAACCATTGTGGAACGAAAAACCCAGAAGGCGCCCTTTATTGTAGTAATGATGGGGTTGCATTAACACAAGTAAGTGAGAGAGTACAATTAGTTCGTGAAGAAATGAGATTTTGTAAGAATTGTAGTCATGAAAGTGGGCTAGTAGGAAATTATTGTTCATCATGTGGAACTGCATTTGAAAAAGTGACCGAAAAGGTAGAAACAGAAAAAGTGTCTTTGACGGCAACATCTACACGTCTATTTACCCCAAGTGCCCAAAGTAGTGAAGGGTTCCTAGCAACTTTAACAGATCGCAATCATCTAATTCATTCTCTTAAATATATAGGAATTGCTATTGTTACATTATTCATTATTTCATGGATTACTAGTTCATCGGCAAATAGTGTCCTGCAAGAAACGTTTAGTGGAGATCTTGGGCCTTTAGCTGAGGGACTTAAACTAATCTCTATGACAGATGTGTTTATGTTAAATCATATGGCGAGCTTGGATTACACGGTTGAGACAGGCTTTTTTGAAGCACAGTTAAAAACATCAAGTGGACTGTTTTTACTATTGTTAATACCTGCGATTATTTTTATTTTAATCGGCTATTTTATGCAACGTAAATGCATTGACAGCACGATGGTTGAACGATTAACTCGTAGTCTTTCATTTGCGATTGTTTATGGGGTCATTGTTGGTGTGATTAGTTTATTTGCAGGAGTATCAACGAAATTTGAAGACCCAACGGGGTTTGTTGGAGAAATTACAGCATCGGCTGATTATTCGTTTTTTGAAAGTATTTTTAATGCCGTTATTATTAGTTTTATTTTTACTACAGTAGGTTCATTAATTGGACTAGCAAAAGAGCAACGTTTGATAAATTACCAATATGGGTTATCGATTACACGTGCGATTGTTACTTCAGTGATTGGTCTTGCGATTTCAATCGTTGCCGGAATTGTTCTTTTACAATCAAATGAAGAAATTACGATAGATAACGGCACAGCAGATACAATCCTTGCTTCTCAGGTAGGTGGATATTTGTGGAGTATCAGTCAGTTTAACGGCTTAACGCTTAATGCAGTATCATATGACGAAGAAATCACAGCGAGCTACTCACTACTAGGTGGAGCTAAGGCGTCTGAGGATGAAGCAGAATTTAAAGAAATGTTTGGTGAGATCAGTGGAATTCTTTGGTTATTAGTGCTGATCCCAATTGGGCTACACTTCTGGGCAGGGACACAATTGCGTAAGGCAACACAAGGAAATCTGCTTTATGAGCTTGTCGCATATGCTGTGGCGTTCGGAATTGTTAATGTGCTACTAGTTTGGATTTCTAAATTAACAGTCACAACGAATTTTGATGATGCATTCACGGTTTCGTTTGGTTTTTCTACGATTAGTACATTTATCATCAGTACCATCTTTGCTTTTGTCGTATCGTATGGTGCAGTAATGGTCACAAATCGTCAAGCACCTCAAACCTATGGACAGTCTCATTCTGCTTAA